Proteins encoded by one window of Syntrophorhabdaceae bacterium:
- a CDS encoding PAS domain-containing protein — MFRLDKDSTIIECKSGTPDDQYIPKEIYIGRNILEVFSGNAQDGFRKGIDYLRNTGTSFIFDYSEMIEDKENFFEARMVPIKPISEKQIFIITRNTTEQKKISERIHALNKTLEDIIDFLPDPTFVINARREVIAWNKAIEIMTGVKKEDILGKGDYVYSLAFYGEKRPILVDLLFEEKPDIDKKYDYVSKIGDTYFTEVFLPDIYIMARAHMFGKLPQGSMIKIVILQVQ, encoded by the coding sequence ATGTTCAGACTTGATAAAGACAGTACTATTATAGAGTGTAAGTCAGGCACCCCTGATGATCAGTATATCCCAAAAGAAATATATATAGGTAGAAATATACTTGAGGTGTTTTCAGGAAATGCTCAGGATGGATTCAGGAAGGGCATAGATTATCTGAGAAATACAGGCACTTCTTTTATATTTGATTACTCAGAGATGATAGAGGATAAAGAGAATTTCTTTGAGGCAAGGATGGTGCCCATAAAGCCTATTTCAGAGAAACAAATTTTTATTATTACAAGAAACACAACAGAGCAGAAAAAGATATCAGAACGCATCCACGCCTTGAATAAGACCCTCGAAGACATTATAGATTTCCTCCCGGATCCCACATTTGTTATAAATGCCAGAAGAGAGGTTATTGCATGGAATAAGGCAATAGAAATTATGACAGGGGTGAAAAAAGAGGATATTTTAGGTAAGGGAGATTATGTATATTCTTTGGCATTTTATGGTGAGAAGAGACCCATACTGGTTGATCTGTTATTCGAAGAAAAACCTGATATTGATAAGAAATATGATTATGTAAGTAAGATAGGGGATACCTATTTTACAGAGGTTTTTCTTCCAGATATATATATAATGGCAAGGGCGCATATGTTTGGGAAACTGCCTCAAGGCTCTATGATAAAGATAGTAATATTGCAGGTGCAATAG